In the genome of Magnolia sinica isolate HGM2019 chromosome 2, MsV1, whole genome shotgun sequence, one region contains:
- the LOC131231012 gene encoding transcription factor MYB16-like, with amino-acid sequence MGRSPCCDKVGLKKGPWTPEEDQKLLAYIDEHGHGSWRALPTKAGLQRCGKSCRLRWTNYLRPDIKRGKFSLQEEQTIIQLHALLGNRWSAIATHLPKRTDNEIKNYWNTHLKKRLTKMGIDPVTHKPKSDSPGSIDGHTKNSANLSHMAQWESARLEAEARLVRESKLRSASFQSQLSSQASASTPPPLKPPPSGPPPCLDVLKRWQGVWSKSTKGGIPAVGTSGHDLESPTSTLSFSENNNVPIPTLGFSDNPTAMIEFINGSALCKEEVEDWKGYGKPNRLSTDDEKTRLENPVFSASNVHDMVFPTPGQWSPESSKTEPTPPNFTDGFTDFLLDDSDDQDASDSDNADGDKDEGKNYWNNILNLVNSSPSDSPLF; translated from the exons ATGGGCAGATCTCCTTGCTGCGACAAGGTGGGCTTGAAGAAAGGCCCATGGACACCTGAAGAAGATCAGAAGCTCTTAGCTTACATCGATGAACATGGCCATGGGAGTTGGCGTGCGTTGCCAACAAAGGCTG GCCTTCAGAGGTGTGGGAAGAGCTGTAGGTTGAGATGGACTAATTACCTTAGGCCCGACATTAAGAGAGGGAAATTCAGTTTACAAGAAGAACAAACCATAATTCAGCTCCATGCTCTTCTGGGGAACag GTGGTCGGCTATAGCGACACATTTGCCCAAGAGAACAGATAACGAGATCAAGAACTATTGGAATACCCATCTGAAGAAGCGATTGACGAAGATGGGAATAGATCCTGTCACCCACAAGCCCAAATCCGACTCCCCCGGTTCCATTGACGGTCACACCAAGAACTCTGCCAATCTTAGCCACATGGCTCAGTGGGAGAGCGCTCGTCTCGAAGCTGAAGCCAGGCTCGTCAGAGAATCAAAGCTTCGCTCAGCGTCCTTCCAATCTCAACTAAGCTCCCAAGCTTCAGCTTCGACTCCACCTCCCCTGAAGCCACCTCCCTCGGGCCCACCCCCCTGTCTTGACGTGCTCAAGCGATGGCAGGGAGTCTGGTCAAAGTCAACCAAAGGAGGCATCCCTGCCGTTGGCACAAGTGGCCATGATCTGGAGTCGCCCACTTCCACTCTGAGCTTCTCAGAGAACAATAATGTTCCGATCCCAACCCTTGGTTTCTCTGATAATCCAACAGCCATGATTGAATTCATCAACGGCTCGGCTCTCTGTAAGGAAGAAGTAGAAGATTGGAAAGGGTATGGAAAACCGAACCGGTTATCAACTGATGATGAAAAGACCAGGTTAGAGAATCCGGTGTTCTCAGCAAGCAATGTCCATGATATGGTGTTCCCAACACCAGGACAGTGGTCACCAGAATCCTCAAAAACCGAACCCACTCCCCCTAATTTCACAGATGGCTTCACTGACTTTCTCCTTGATGATTCCGATGATCAAGATGCATCTGATTCCGACAACGCTGATGGAGACAAAGATGAGGGCAAGAATTACTGGAATAACATTCTCAACTTAGTCAATTCTTCTCCCTCAGATTCTCCCTTGTTTTAG